The Henckelia pumila isolate YLH828 chromosome 2, ASM3356847v2, whole genome shotgun sequence genome includes a window with the following:
- the LOC140879301 gene encoding secreted RxLR effector protein 161-like, producing MGELNFFLGLQFRQLKNEIFISQTKYTKELIMKFVMENCTAATTPMSASIKLDKDEGGISVDATIYRGLIGSLLYLTASKPDIVFAVCLCAMFQSNPKQTHFVAAKRILKYLKGTQSVDLWYAKDNSFNLFGYSDADYAEYKMDRKSTSGSCQFLGDRLISWFRKKQTSIATSTTEAEYLAARSCCAQLLWMQQQLRDYGIKAKESPIFCDNTNTIAITYNP from the coding sequence atgggtgaactgaatttctttcttggtTTGCAATTTCGACAACTGAAGAATGAGATATTTATAAGCCAAACTAAGTACACCAAGGAACTAATAATGAAGTTTGTTATGGAAAATTGCACAGCTGCCACTACTCCCATGAGCGCATCAattaaacttgacaaagatgaagggggaatctcAGTTGATGCAACAATTTATCGAGGTCTAATAGGGTCATTACTCTATTTAACAGCTAGTAAACCTGACATTGTGTTTGCAGTTTGTCTCTGTGCTATGTTCCAGTCTAATCCAAAGCAAACACACTTTGTAGCAGCCAAAAGGATACTAAAGTACCTTAAAGGAACTCAGAGTGTTGATTTGTGGTATGCTAAGGATAactcttttaatttatttggataCTCAGATGCAGACTATGCTGAATATAAAATGGATAGGAAAAGTACAAGTGGATCATGTCAATTCCTCGGGGATAGACTGATCTCCTGGTTTAGAAAGAAGCAAACATCCATAGCCACTTCAACAACTGAAGCTGAGTATCTAGCTGCAAGAAGCTGTTGTGCTCAACTGCTCTGGATGCAACAACAGTTGAGGGATTATGGCATCAAAGCCaaaga